In one window of Zhihengliuella sp. ISTPL4 DNA:
- a CDS encoding VOC family protein, producing the protein MAAFTAENAFSGFSVDDIDAAKEFYGTTLGLDVEVNAMGFLDLRLPRGGSILVYAKPNHTPASFTILNFPVADVDAAVEELNERGVQTKIYGDDEFPSDSRGIVRGNGQGPDIAWFRDPAGNVLAVMQA; encoded by the coding sequence ATGGCAGCCTTCACAGCGGAGAACGCGTTCAGCGGTTTCAGCGTCGACGACATCGACGCGGCGAAAGAGTTCTACGGCACGACCCTCGGGCTCGACGTCGAGGTCAACGCGATGGGGTTCCTCGATCTGCGCCTGCCCCGCGGCGGGTCGATCCTCGTCTACGCGAAACCGAACCACACCCCGGCGAGCTTCACGATCCTGAACTTCCCGGTGGCGGACGTCGATGCCGCCGTCGAGGAGCTCAACGAGCGCGGGGTGCAGACCAAGATCTACGGCGACGACGAGTTCCCGTCGGACTCCCGCGGCATCGTCCGCGGGAACGGGCAGGGACCGGACATCGCGTGGTTCCGCGACCCGGCGGGCAACGTGCTCGCGGTCATGCAGGCCTGA